GCACTGCTACGCCCATCAAAGGCCTGACCTGTCGCGTCTGTCGCACCTGTCGCACCTGTCGCGCCTGTCGCGCCTGTCGCGCCTGTCGCATCGTCGCATCGTCGCATCGTCGCACCGTCGCACCGTCGCACCGTCGCACCTGCCGCATCGTCGCACCCTGTAGCCGCTGCCGCAGGCTGCGAACGGCCCGAAGGGACGTAGGGTTCTTAAGATCGATAGAGGTTCGACGGGAGGTCGCCAAGCAAGGTCCTGCGGACCTTTGCGCAGCTTCGCGGGCTCAGCAGCGGCTACAGGAATCGTGGGGGTTCAGAGGTCGCGGAAGAACTCGCCGGGGGTGGCGTCGAACTGTTGGCGAAACGCGGCGATAAACGCCGAGGTCGAGTCATAGCCGCAGGCCAGGGCCACATCGGTGACCCGCTCGCCCTGCTCCAGCGGGGTCAGGGCGCCGAGCAGGCGCAAGCGTTGGCGCCAGGCGCGAAAGGTCAGCCCGGTGTCCTTGAGAAACAGGCGGCTGAGGGTCTTCTCCGTAACCCCGAGCTTCTGGCTCCATTGACCCAGGGTGGTCGGCTGCTCCGGGTGCGCCTGCAGGCTGCGGTAGATCGTGCGCAAGCGCGGGTCCAGGGGCAGCGGCAGCATCAGGTCCAGTTGCGGCGCGGCAGCCAGCTGGTCCAGCAGCACCTGGGCCAGGCGGCCGTCGGCGCTGTCCTCGACATACTCCACCGGCAATTCGCTGAAGGCGCGGATCAGTTCCCGCAACAGGCTGCTGACCGCCAGCACCTGGCAGCTGTCGGTGGCCGCCCAGGCGGTGACGCTGCAATCCAGGTACAGGCTGCGCATTTCGGTGCGCGGCGAGCTGAACACCCGGTGCGGCACCCCGGCGGGAATCCACACCGCGCGCTGTGGCGGGGCAACAAAGCGTCCGCCAAGGGTCTGGATCTCCAGCACGCCCTGGATCGCATAGGACAATTGCACCCAGGGGTGACTGTGGCGCCGGGTCAGGGCCCGGTTGGGCAAGGATTCGGTGCGCCCGTACACCGGTCGCGGCAGACTCGGCAGCCCGGGAATACTGCGGCGGACGATCTTTTCATGTCCTTTAGGCGGCATTAATGGGCTCCTTGGCGTTAGTCGGTAAACCGCAGCCACGTTAGAGTCGCCCCACTGCACTTGGCAACCCCCGGATGAAACCGCTATGACTCGCTCACGTCTTTTGCCCGACAACTTCACCCTGACCCTGATCGGCGTGGTCCTGCTGGCCAGCTTCCTGCCGGCCAGCGGCCAGGTGGCGGTCGGTTTCGGCTGGCTGACCAACCTCGCCATCGGCCTGCTGTTCTTCCTCCACGGTGCCAAGCTGTCGCGGGAGGCGATCATCGCCGGGGCCGGCCACTGGCGCCTGCATCTGCTGGTGTTCAGCCTGACCTTCATCCTGTTTCCGGTCCTGGGGCTGGCGCTCAAGCCGCTGCTGTCGCCGCTGGTGGGCAACGACCTGTACCTGGGCATGCTGTATCTGTGCGCGCTGCCGGCCACGGTGCAATCGGCGATCGCCTTCACCTCCCTGGCCCGGGGCAATATCCCGGCGGCCATCTGCAGCGCCGCGGCGTCGAGCCTGTTCGGCATCTTCCTCACCCCGCTCCTGGTGACCCTGCTGCTGAACGTGCACGGCGATGGCGGCTCGACCCTGGATGCGATCATCAAGATCAGCGTGCAGTTGCTGCTGCCATTCATCGCCGGGCAGATCGCCCGGCGCTGGATCGGCGCCTGGGTCGGGCGCAACAAGCACTGGCTGCGCTTCGTCGACCAGGGCTCGATCCTGCTGGTGGTCTACGGCGCCTTCAGCGAGGCGGTGAACGAAGGCATCTGGCACCAGATCCCGCTGTGGGAACTGGGCGGGCTGGTGGTGGCCTGCTGCATCCTCCTGGCCCTGGTGCTGCTGGCCTCGAGCTTTCTCGGCAAGCTGTTCGGCTTCGACCAGGAAGACCGCATCACCATCCTCTTCTGCGGCTCGAAAAAGAGCCTGGCCACCGGCGTGCCCATGGCCCAGGTGCTGTTCGCCGGCAGCACCATGGGCGTGCTGATTCTGCCCCTGATGCTGTTCCACCAGATCCAGCTGATGGTCTGCGCGGTGCTGGCCCAGCGCTACGCCAAGCGCCCGGAATCGGTGGCCGAGCTGATGGGCCAGGTCGACCCGTAACCTTTCCTGCAAGGCGGCCCGGCAGCTGGCCGGGCCTGCGCGCAGATGGTGATGAAGCGTGCGCAATGGCATGATGCCGCGGCGAAAATC
This genomic stretch from Pseudomonas sp. Os17 harbors:
- a CDS encoding bile acid:sodium symporter family protein, which codes for MTRSRLLPDNFTLTLIGVVLLASFLPASGQVAVGFGWLTNLAIGLLFFLHGAKLSREAIIAGAGHWRLHLLVFSLTFILFPVLGLALKPLLSPLVGNDLYLGMLYLCALPATVQSAIAFTSLARGNIPAAICSAAASSLFGIFLTPLLVTLLLNVHGDGGSTLDAIIKISVQLLLPFIAGQIARRWIGAWVGRNKHWLRFVDQGSILLVVYGAFSEAVNEGIWHQIPLWELGGLVVACCILLALVLLASSFLGKLFGFDQEDRITILFCGSKKSLATGVPMAQVLFAGSTMGVLILPLMLFHQIQLMVCAVLAQRYAKRPESVAELMGQVDP
- a CDS encoding AraC family transcriptional regulator, with protein sequence MPPKGHEKIVRRSIPGLPSLPRPVYGRTESLPNRALTRRHSHPWVQLSYAIQGVLEIQTLGGRFVAPPQRAVWIPAGVPHRVFSSPRTEMRSLYLDCSVTAWAATDSCQVLAVSSLLRELIRAFSELPVEYVEDSADGRLAQVLLDQLAAAPQLDLMLPLPLDPRLRTIYRSLQAHPEQPTTLGQWSQKLGVTEKTLSRLFLKDTGLTFRAWRQRLRLLGALTPLEQGERVTDVALACGYDSTSAFIAAFRQQFDATPGEFFRDL